The window ATTAAGGGGAAAGAGCCGGATAATTGGAGGACCTCTTTTTTTATGGAATACTATTCGGATAAAGTTTGGCCAAGGATGGTTAATATGGGGTATAGAGGTATTCGATCTACTGACTTAAAATACATTCAATATACTGATCTTGAGGACATGAATGAATTGTATGATTTAAAGAAAGATCCTTATGAATTGAATAATATCATCGATGATCCTACCTATCAAGATAGATTAAAAGAAATAAAAGCTAACCTAAATAGTTATTAAAATGTTAAATTTGAAGGAGTTAATGCCCCTCCTTTGGGCTTTATTCTTAATAAATCCCCTTACCGGCCTTGGGCAATCAGAAGTCCTAAAAATAGGCGCTGCATCGATAGTTATTTCGCCGGAACTGAACAGCTGGGTTCAAGGAGCAGGTGTACCCAAAAAAGCCACAAAGGTTAGAGATGACCTAGAAGCCAATGGGCTTTATTTATCGAAGGGAGGATTTCAAGTGCTTTTGGTCAGTTGTGATTTAGTAGGCATGGAACCCGCATTGAATATAAGACTACGTGAAGCCATGGGTGTGGCTACAGGGATTATGCCTAGAGATATATTGATTTCATCTACTCATACCCATGGAGGTCCATCATTAGTGAAAACCAACTATTTGATGCCATTGGATACAGCTTATATTGAAAGCTTGATCCCACGGATGGTGTCAATGGCAAAAGAAGCGGTCAAAAATGCAGTACCGGGAAAAATCGGCTGGGCTGAAGGTAAAGCCCAGATAGGATACAACCGTCGCCTAACTTGGGCAGATGGGACCCATTCCATGCATGGTGATGCTGGAAGAGCAGATTTTGCAGGTTTGGAAGGTCCGGATGACCCTCAGCATTTGGCCTTGTTCGCTGCAGACCTTAAGGGAAACCTTTTGTCAATCCTTTACCATAATACCACCCATCCCACCATTTTTTATGCCGATGGGGTGTTTTCTTCAGATTTTCCGGGGGAAGTAAGAAAGACTTTTAGAGAAAATTTCACAGATAACATTCCCGTCCTGTTTCTCAATGGCGCACAAGGAGATATCAGTATGGAAAATATGCTAGATAAAAAGGCTGAGTCTGATGAAGAGAAAATGGCAAGAATTACTGAGTTGGTGGTAAGGGAGACCATGCGGCTTTATAAAACCATAACTTATGAAACCAACCCAAAGCTGGCGCATGAGTACCATGATTTAAAAGTAAAGGTAAGATTACCTGATACCGGTACACTTATCAAGTCTCAAGAAATTCTTGAACGAATTGATGAAGGTGAACCTATTCGGGGCATGGAAATGATAATGGCCTTTGGAACGGTGCATCTCCAAAGAACTTTTGGTGAAAACCCATTTGATGTTTTGCCTGTTCATGCCCTAAAAATTGGAGAGCTTGCCGTGGTAACTCAACCTTGTGAGTTGTTTAGTCAATTTGGTCTTGACATTAAAAGAAGGAGCCCGGGTAAGAGTACAATTGTGGTGGGCATGACAGATGGATACAACGGTTATTGTCCTACCATCTATGGTTTACTTGGTGGGGGGTATTCCGGCTCCCCCATAAGCTGGACTCGTTTGGAACCCGAAGCTGGATATAAAATTGTAGATACAGCAGCAATTTTACTAAATAAAGTATGGGCCAAATAAGGGTGTAATTATAAGGTATTTGTAATTTTATTTTGATGGAAATAGATTAAATTAGGTGATTATGAATATTTAGTGAAATAACCTTCAAAATGATCGAATCTAAAAAGTATATAGAGACTTTGGATCGATCCAAAGAGGATCGATATTGGGAGCTGATTATGGAAGGTGATAAGTCAGGATTGGAGGGTATGTTCAGTCTTTATGCTTATGAATTAATGGCTTATGGATTAAAGATAAATGCAGACAGAGAACTTGTAAAGGATTGTATTCAGGACCTATTTATTGACTTATGGAAATATCGAGAAAATAACAGAAAGGTTGACCATGTCAAAAATTATATTTTTAAGGTGCTTTCAAATAAGATCAGAAAAGAAATTAAAGCCAGAGTGAAAAGAAGGGAGGTTGAGCAGCTGATGCATCCAGATGGATTAGAATCTCAGATGCCTGGTCCAGAAAGCAATATTGAATTCACTGAAGAAAAATCCAATTCCAAGTTACAATCAGCTTTAAAATTACTGCCCTTAAGGCAAAGACAAGTAGTTATTTATGTGTTTCTAGAAAATATTCCTCATAAGCAAATTGCTAAAATTATGGGAATTAATGTTCAGTCGGTATACACCTTAACCTGGAAAGCAATAAATAACCTTCGCAAATTAATGGTCTTTTTATTGTTTTTTTTGTTGGCTAAATAAATCTTCATTTATCCAGAAATGTACAATAAGTTTCCTGCTAAAATCAATTCATAAACAGTAACTTAATTGCAGTTTTCGATTTCATCACAGGGATGATGTAGTAAAACATCCAACAGCATGATTTACTTTTGACTGCACAACTCCCTAGGAAAACTCAGGCAATCCTATTGCCTTATCCTCCCTGAACTTCATTTTTTAAATTTTCAAATCAAGTAGAAAAAAAATAAAATTTTTTCCTCCGGAAGGATAGAATTTGGCAATTTCTGACACATGTCTATGAAAATGCACCATGATGAATAATTTAAATGAAAATGTAATAGACTTAATTTTGAATGAAGAGTTCAGAAAATGGGTCTTGGCTTCCAATTTAGCGTCTGATAGAATTTGGAGAAATTCACTCTCTAAAGACCAAATTTTAGCAAAGGATGTGGAAGAGGCAAAAAATATTATCCGCGATCTGTTAATAGATCAGGATCCGCTTCAGTCTGCAGAATTTGATGAGATGTGGAAATTCATTGATAGCCATACTTTTGAAACAACTTTGGGTTTTAAGGAAAAAAGAATAAGCCCAAATAAACCTTTACCTCAATCAGTTCAAGAGCAAAATAGTAAATCAACACCAATTTCACATGTTTTCACAAGCTATCTTAGAGTTGCCGTGATTTTGTTGTTATTGCTAGGTGTAGGGTATCTCTTATTAAATGATCTACAGCCCAATATGGATACTGAGGGGTCTACAACGGCGTCTGTCAAAACCTATCAAGCCCCTCCCGGCATAAAGTCAAGGATCACTCTACAAGATGGAACAAAAGTCATTCTTAATTCAGGTAGCATATTGACTTATAATGATAATGTAGATCAAAAAAGAAGAGAAATTTATTTAGAAGGAGAGGCATTTTTTGATGTGTACCCCAATCCTGAAAAACCTTTAACAGTTACTGCTGCTGAGGTTAGTACCACTGCCATTGGGACTTCTTTTAATATTAAAGCTTTTGAAAATGAAGATGTAAAAGTGGCCTTGGTCACAGGTAAGGTAGCTATTGGAATCCCCGGAATAGGAGTAGACAGCATAATGTTAAAGGAAAGGGAAGTTTTAAACATTCCTCATGAAAATGGTAGAGTTAGCAAAATAGCTTTTGATGAAGATGAAGTATTAGGATGGACTAGAAAGTTAATTGTTTTTGATAATACAGCTTTTTCAGAAGCGATTAGAGTTTTAGAAAACTGGTATGGTGTATCATTTGAGCTTTATAATATGCCCCAAGAAAACCTGAATATTTCCGGGAAATTTCAAGATGAAACCCTTAAAAATGTAATGGAAGGCTTGAAGCATACCCTTCAAATCGATTACAGTATAATTGGAGAGACGGTAACAATTGAATTCAAAAGTCAATGACAATAATAGGTGAGATAATAAAAGTGATTTGGTAAAAGGGGTTTCTCTCCAAGGCAAAGAAAAAACTCATTATCAAATTTGCTAATGTTTTTATCACCTGAATTATTCAATTAATAAATTAACAAAAACCCAAAATTGTATGAAAAATTATTTACAAAGGCATGATGTTCGCATGATTAAAGTATTTGCCTTTATCTTTCTTATCCTATGTATGTCTTCAGGGCTACTGCTGGCAAGAGAGGTAAAGAGGCAAGTGAAAAGTATTGAAGAAGTCAAAGTGCAAATACCCCTGGAAGGGGTTTCTGTAAAGGAGGCATTTTCTAAAATAGAGGAGGTTTCAGAATTTAACTTTGTCTACCTTAACAAAGAAATAAAAAATCTTCCGGAACTGTTTATTGCCCAGTCAAACCAAAGCATTTATAACTTGCTGGTAAAGATTTCCAATCAAACAGGTTTAGACTTTAAGCAGGTTAATCAAAATATTCATGTCCAAAAGTCAAAAAGAAGTAGTAATCAACAGAAAGTAGTTGTCTCTAATTTGTTTATAGAAATAACAGGTAGAGTGACAGACGATCAAGGATTGCCTTTGCCGGGTGTGACCATTATTATTGAAGGAACTAGTGTGGGTACTGTTACTGATTTTGATGGTAATTATACTTTGGATGCAGAAGAAGGAAATGTACTGGTTTATTCATTTGTTGGCTTTGAAAGTCAGCGTAAAACAATCGGAAATTCCAGTGTAATTGATGTACAAATGATCCAGGATGCCAGTTCGCTGGAAGAGGTTGTGGTGACTGCATTTGGTATAAAGAAAGAAAAGAAATCACTAAGTTATGCTGTTCAAGAACTAGAAGGGGACAAACTGTCAGCGGTAGGAAATACCAATTTGGTCAATAGTATTCAAGGTAAGATTGCAGGGGTAATAGTGAAACAAAGTTCCGGTGCACCTGGTAGTACTTCAAAAATTAATATTAGAGGAAGTCGATCTTTTGTAGGAAACAATGAGCCGTTATATGTAGTAGACGGAATGCCTATTTCAAGTGGTGGTCGTACCATAGATCTTAACCCGAATGATATCAAGTCCATGAATGTGCTGAAGGGTCCAACAGCAGCTGCCTTGTATGGGTTAAGGGCTTCAAATGGAGTTGTAGTTATAGAGACGAAGAAAGGAGAAGGGGTGCTCGGGGGCAAGCCTACAGTTACTTTGGAAAGTAATTACAATTTTGACCAATTATCAAGAGTACCAGACATTCAGACCACTTACGGACAGGGGGAAAGGGGTGTATTTCTTCCCTATTCCGCATTCTCTTGGGGACCAAGAATTGATGAAATGGGTGTTTATACCAATCAATTGGGAGAATTGGAAGAAGCTGCTGTGTATGACAATGTAGGAGATCTTTTTAGGACAGGAGGGACCTCTAACACAAACCTATCCATTTCCAATGCGCTGGATAAAGGGAATTATGCAATCAATGTAGGCATGGCCAACCAAGATGGTATTTTGAAAAATACAGGCATGCAAAGAATGAATATTAAAGTCGCAGGTGGTTATAATTTGACTGATAAATTAAAAGTTAATACTTCCATTAATTATTCTAATAACCTGATTGAAGGTACGGAATTACCTTGGTGGGGCACTTTTGCCATACCCCCTTCCTACAACTTAAAAGGAAAGCCTACTCATGTACCGGGAGATCCATTCCAACAGATAAATTTTAGGGGGCAACATGATAATTTTTATTGGGCCATGGAAAATAATTATTCTGAGAATAGAACCTCAAGGACTTTTGGTAATCTTAGTTTTGATTATACGCCATTCGATTGGTTGTCAGTTAACTACAGGATAGGATTGGATGAGTATACTACTCAAAATAAAAACGTAATAGAGAAAGGCTCTGGTAGTGGGAGAACTGATCCACCAAGTGGGGGAAGTATTAGTAACAGTATGGTGAATCAGAGACAAATCAATTCCAATTTGAACCTCAATATCAGCAAGAGTTTTGGGAGCGATTTTAATATGGACTTTATGCTTGGGAATGAGGTTTATGATATTAGAGGAAATTCGATTTCAAGTAATGGATCAGATTTGGTAATTGGTGGTTTTCACCATATTTCTAATACAGCTGTTCAAACAACCAATGAGTACTTGTCTAGAAGTAGAGTGGTTGGTTTTTATGGAAATCTTTCAGTTTCATGGCTAAATTCAATATTTCTAAATGCTACCGGTAGAAATGATATTGTTTCAAATATGCCTAGAGGAAACCGCTCATTTTTCTATCCTTCTATAGGTACAGGGGTAGTATTTACGGAGTTTTTATCATTACCTGAAAATATCCTGACATTCGGAAAATTTAGGGCTAGTGTAGCAGAAGTTGGTCAAGCAGGTCCAATATTTTCAACTTCCACACTATTTGTACCGGGAGCAGCCGTAGGTGGTTTTACTTTTCCTTACCAAGGTATGAATGCATTTACATTAAGTAATGCTTTAAATAGCTCAGATTTAAAACCTGAAAACACAAGAACTTTTGAAATAGGAGTTGATTTACGGTTTTTTAATGATAGGGTAGGATTGGATTATACCTATTATGATTCCAAGTCTGACGGCCAAATTTATAGGGTACCAATTGCTATATCTACAGGCTATACCAGTGAGTTGAGGAATGCCGGTGAAATGAGTGTAAAAGGTCACGAAATCATGCTTAATTTGACGCCTATTTCCACACAAAATTTCTCTTGGAACCTTACTACTAATTTTACGACTTATACCAACAGGGTGGTAAGTTTGGCAGAAGGGATTGACCAACTAGAATTAGGTGGATTCAGGGTGCAATCTGTGGCTGTAGAAGGAGAAGAATATCCCTCCCTCAGAGGCTTTGGCTATGCAAGAGATCCTGCCAGTGGAGAGATTGTTGTTGACAGTAGACCAACACTTTCCAACGGAAATATCAACACACGCTATGGAATGCCTTTAAGGACCACCAGTCAGGTGATTTTAGGCAGTGCCCAACCTGATTTTGACATGAGTTTCCTTAATAGCTTTAATTTTAAAAACTTCTCTATTTCGGCTCAAATTGATTGGAGAAAAGGGGGCAAAGTTTCCTCCGGTTACAATAGGTTAGGAAAACTTTATGGAATCCTTAGTGAAACTGAAAATAGGGAAGCAGATCAAATCTTTCCCGGAAAAATGGGGTACTATGACCAAGGTAATCTTGTAGTAGAAGGGGATAATAACATTACCATTCAGAAAGGATTTGATTTTTACAGGGTGAATGATGATCCGATAAGTGAAGCCAATGTCTATGATGCCACTTTTGTGCGACTCAGAGAATTACGATTGGATTATAGATTTCCCACTGGTTGGTTGCAAAATACATTTATTCGTAAGGCCTCAGTTTTCTTCGTTGGTAGGAATTTACTGTTGAGCGCAGCCATGCCTCATTTCGACCCAGAAATGTTCAATACCAATGAGGCTGAATCTTACAATTCCTATCCACAAACCAAGAGTTTTGGCGGTGGTATAAGAGTAGATTTTTAAACCCAAAATAAGAAATAATTATGAAATATATTAATCTATTATTCATTGCATTATTATCAGGACTGTTGATTTCCTGCAGTGAAGACATCTTGGATGAGATCAATAAGAATCCCAATGCCTCAACAGATGTTCCCATAAGCCTTTTATTGCCCCAGGTAACAGTCAGCACCGTTCACGGTGTGGCAGGAGATGGTGGGGGAGAGTATGCCTGTTTTTTTGTGGAGCATACGACCAATGTACACCTCAATCCAAGAATGCCTTTTAATGTTAATGATAATGTTTGGGGCAGTACTTATTATACCTTAAAAGACCTTAATACCATTATAGAGAAAGGCTCAGTAGGAGGGAATGAAGAAGGTCAGTTTCATGCTGTAGGTATCGCCAAAGTTCTGTACGCTTATACTTTGAGTGTTGGAACAGATTTTTTTGGGGAAATGCCCCATTCTGAAGCAAATAAAGGAAGCGAAAATCGTTCACCTACATTTGATAATCAGGAGACCATATATGCTTTTTTGCAAAACTTACTGGATGAAGCCATAGTTGACTTGGATAAGGAATCCATAGGAGACATTTCTAGGTTTGACCTAATTTATGAAGGGGATACAGAAATGTGGAAAAAAGCTGCCTATGGGCTAAAAGCACGTTTTTACAATAGATTGAGCAATATTCAGCCGGAAGCTTCAGCTCAAAATGTTTTAGATGCGCTGGCAGGTACTTTTGAATCAGAAGATGAAGGGATGATTTTTGATGGCTACCTTTCTGGAAATACCAATGATAATCCATGGGCCGGATGGCAGAAATCAGAACAAACCTACGCGATCAGCCAAACCTTTCTTGATTTAGTCAATGGTTTTAATGATTCGGGATATACAGACCCTAGAGCAAACAGATGGTTCACACGAATTAATGGAGAATTTGTTGGCGCACCAACAGGCCAAGCCCAGTCGGATCAAACTCACTCCGTTTATTCAGCACCATCAACAGAAACAGTATTATATGACGAGTCTCCACAGCCCCTAATTACTTATGATGAGATGAAATTTTTGGAGGCGGAGGCAAAGTTGAGGTTAGGATTGAATGAAGAAGCTTATGTCGCTTACCAAGAAGCTGTTGAATCAGCTTGTAGAAGGTCCGGAATTTCTGAAGATGAAATTGAAGAATATTTAAGCCAAGGCTCTGTTTTTCCCGGTGCAAATAATTTGAGCCTAAACCATATAATTGGCCAGAAAAATATTTCTTTTTGGATGTTTCAATCCATAGAAGCGTACAATGATTTCAGGAGAACCGGAATTCCTCAAATGAATGACCCTCAAGGTACACCACTTAGGTTGCCTTATCCACCTTCTGAGGTCAATAGAAACCCCAATACGCCATCTGAAATAAATGATCAAACTATCTATGAAATTCCTGTTTGGTGGGCCAAACAATGACCTACTAATCAAGCTAAACTTTTATAAAATATTATTATCTAATAGAAAAGAATACATGAAAAAAACTAAAATTGTCCTCTTGATTTTTATCTCCATATTATTTGTCCGATGTTCGGTGCAAAGGCAAGACCAGTCAAAAGATAAAAAGTCCAAAGAAGAAAATGCCAAATTACATCCTGACTTACAAAGGCATGAAGGAGTATTGGTTAATAAAAAGGTGAACGGCTACAATGGGATTTGGTACATGAATCAGCCCCTAGATAACGAATATAAATTTAAATATAGTGGCGGATTGGCTACTTATACCGCCAAACACAACCCTATTGCGATTTATAGAAAAGAAGTAAATAAAACTTTCTTTTGTTATGGAGGAACAGATGCTGAGAATTCTACTTTGCACCATATGGTTTCTTACTATGATCATGAAACCGGGGAAATACCCAAGCCAACGTTAGTCTTGGATAAGAATACCATAGATGCGCATGATAATCCCATAATTTCTATAGATAAGGATGGATATATTTATTTGTTCTCTACCTCTCATGGTACGTCTAGGCCTTCCTATGTTCACAGAAGCCGGAAACCGTATGATATAAAATCATTTGAAGTGGTAGAGGCTAATAAATTGGACAATGGCAAAAAAGTACCTTTGGATAACTTTTCCTATATGCAGACTTGGAATGTGCCGGATAAGGGTTTTGTAAGCTTTTTTACTAGGTACAATTATCCAGCAGATAGAACGATTTGCTTTATGACAAGTCCAGATGGAAAGAACTGGTCTGAATGGAAACGCATTGCAGCGATTAAAAAAGGACATTATCAAATCAGTGCTGTCGGAAATAATGTCGTAGGCTCAGCTTTTAATTTTCATCCGGATACCAAAGAAAAGAATGGATTAAACTGGCGAACCAACCTTTATTATGTTGAATCCTCTGATTTTGGTGAAACCTGGAGAGCAGCCGATGGGACTAGCTTGTCTTTACCTTTGACTTCCATTGAAAATGCAGGATTGGTCTACGATTATTACGATGAAGACCTAAATGTCTATATGAAGGATATTACCTATGACAATGAAAATAGGCCTGTAATTCTTTTCATTACTTCCAAAGGTTTTGAAGCCGGTCCTCAAAATGGTCCTAGAACATGGAGAACTGCCCGATGGAATGGAACGGATTGGGAAATCAATGACATTACCACTTCTGATAATAATTATGATATGGGTTCGCTTTATATTGACGAAAAAGGTAGCTGGCGTTTAATCGCACCTACCGAAGTAGGGCCACAGCCCTATAACCCGGGAGGAGAAATTGCACTTTGGCAAAGCAATGATCAAGGTAAATCGTGGGAGATGGTAAAGCAAATGACCAATGATAGCCCTTATAATCATACTTATGCAAGGAGACCGGTCAACGCTCATCCTGATTTTTATGCCATTTGGGCAGATGGTCATGGAAGAATGTCTTCCGAATCCCGTTTATTTATCAGTGATCGAGATGGAAATGTATCCATGTTACCGCAAACAATGAAAAGTAAAAAGGTGAAACTGAAATGATAATTACCCCTTTTTAAGAGCTTTCTATGATGACTCAATGGAGTAAAGAATGCTTAGAAAAATATGGGTGTTAATTATAGATTTATTTCAAATTTTAAGGGAAACAGCCCTTCTAAAACAATATTTCGAGTTAAAATAAAATCGCCAATCATTTCCTTGTTTCAATATAAAGGATAATGATTGGCGATTACTATTTTTATACTGTGCTAACCATGCTATTTTAATCCTTGCAAATAGGCGGTAAGGTTTGAAATATCGGTTTCATTCAAGGCCAAATCAGTAGGCTTGGGCATAATACTGGTTGCAAATCTCTTTCTCGCAGCAATATCCTCTGCTGGAATATTGTATACTTCATTTTGTAGTCCTTCCAAAACAACAATTGGCCCATCTGCTTGGAGGAATCCATAAGCAACTGTCCCATCTTTTAGGCTGATCAGCCACATTTCATAACCAAAAGCAACCCCTGCACTAGGATTGCTTATGGCATCAAACAAGCCATTCTGATCAAGCTTCGCTCCAATCATGCTTAAATTCGGGCCAATGTTACGGCCTTCTTCACCCACCTGATGACAGGTTGCACATTTGCCTAGGAAAACTTGCTTTCCTTTGGTTACATCTCCTTCAATGGCACGGATATCCTCTAGCGTTATAGCCTTTGATGTGCTTGGCTTACTGAAATAATCTCCCGCCAATACGCGTATGGCTTGTTCAGGGTTTTGGAAAATAACCTTACTAATTTCGGTTTTCAATTCTTCTGAAAGCGCTTCTTTTTCTGCCAAACCAATCAACATCATGCCACCGGTTCTATCTTTCGCCATGGCCTGGGCTGCTTTTATTTTGTCAGATTCAGAGCTATTATTTTTTGTTAGGATGGATTTATTCGCCAACATCTCCTTTTGGATTTCCGGGCTTAGGTTGGCTTTTAATTCAGGAATCTCCATCTCAAATCCATTCCATTCATTGTTTCTTCTATACCTTAACCACCATAATGCCTGATCTTTCACGTCCGCTATATCTGAAGCTGCAATTTCTTGCATGGCGTTTACAGCACTTTGGTCATTGATAAAGCCAAGGGCTGTAACCGCTTTTTTTCGTTGAGCTTCAGTTAATTGTTCGGATATAGCTCTTTCTTTCAGGCCATTGACTGCCTGCCTGGGGTGCAGCCGCCATGTGAGGTCTTCAAATCCCGGGTTCCAGTCAAGTGCTTCAGCACCTATTTCTTCCTGAAGCGTAGGATAGATCTCTTCCTCTTTACTATCCATAGCTAAACCTAGTGCCTCGACATAAAACCTGTCATCACCATCATGACGGGAGGCCAGTTCAATTAATATATCTTGGACTTGGTTTAAAGGCATATCCCTCATGGCCACTGCCACTTCCCTTCGCACGGCTGCTGAGGGGTCTTTACTTAATTTATTTGCAAAAGGTAGAATATCAGAATTAACCTGTCTCAAAGCCCTGAAAGCCGTTAATCTTATATTAGGGTTACTGGCCTCTAACTGCTCCTCAACAATTTGAACCCCTTCCTCGCCCATTTTAGAAAGTAGCCAAATGGCCCTTGCTTGGTGGTAAGGGTTTTTATCCTTAAGCACTTCTTTAACTGCAGGTACAGCCTGAGCACCTTGAGCAGCAAGTAAACCAAAACCCGCATTCCGAATATTGACGGCGGGATTCTTTAAAGCCGCTATCTGTCCTTGAGTAGTAGATAAGTCAATCTCCGGACGGCTTAATTTTTTACCTTTGGGAGTAATTCGATAAATTCTACCATAACCGGTACTATCGATCATCCGATGTCCACCTACCATGCCATCGTACCAATCGGCCACATAGATGGCACCATCAGTTCCTACGACTACATCACTAGGCCTAAACCATTTGGTTTTGTCTTCATCGGTCGCTCGGCTTTTTGCATCTTCTACTTCTTCTTCGGGCAAGCTAGTAATTAAGTTGTGCCTATTTAATTCAAAACCAGCTCCTTTAGCTTCAGGTTTGTAAGCCAAAATTACGTTTCTTCCAGCTTCACTTGCCAGTAAGGTGCCTCGGTATTTCTCTCCCATCAAATCACTCTCATAAAAGGTGATTCCTGTAGGTGAACCTGAGCCGGTATTGTCTCCAAATGGAATTACACCGGGGTCATCTTGATGCCAATGTGCCATGGGTATGGATTGGCCCGGTCGTCTGTCAGCCTGCCACTTTCTCGAGCCATCTGTATTGAAATAGCCCATATTGCCACCCTCCATTAACCAGGATACACGCACACCTTTGTTGCCATCATCATCATTGTCATTTTGCCACATATTGCCATAGCTATCAAGGGCCAATTCATAAGAATTTCTGAAATTATGACCCAATACTTTCAAGCCTGTACCATCAGGGTTGATGCTCATGGCAATACCC of the Cyclobacterium marinum DSM 745 genome contains:
- a CDS encoding FecR family protein; protein product: MMNNLNENVIDLILNEEFRKWVLASNLASDRIWRNSLSKDQILAKDVEEAKNIIRDLLIDQDPLQSAEFDEMWKFIDSHTFETTLGFKEKRISPNKPLPQSVQEQNSKSTPISHVFTSYLRVAVILLLLLGVGYLLLNDLQPNMDTEGSTTASVKTYQAPPGIKSRITLQDGTKVILNSGSILTYNDNVDQKRREIYLEGEAFFDVYPNPEKPLTVTAAEVSTTAIGTSFNIKAFENEDVKVALVTGKVAIGIPGIGVDSIMLKEREVLNIPHENGRVSKIAFDEDEVLGWTRKLIVFDNTAFSEAIRVLENWYGVSFELYNMPQENLNISGKFQDETLKNVMEGLKHTLQIDYSIIGETVTIEFKSQ
- a CDS encoding SusD/RagB family nutrient-binding outer membrane lipoprotein, whose translation is MKYINLLFIALLSGLLISCSEDILDEINKNPNASTDVPISLLLPQVTVSTVHGVAGDGGGEYACFFVEHTTNVHLNPRMPFNVNDNVWGSTYYTLKDLNTIIEKGSVGGNEEGQFHAVGIAKVLYAYTLSVGTDFFGEMPHSEANKGSENRSPTFDNQETIYAFLQNLLDEAIVDLDKESIGDISRFDLIYEGDTEMWKKAAYGLKARFYNRLSNIQPEASAQNVLDALAGTFESEDEGMIFDGYLSGNTNDNPWAGWQKSEQTYAISQTFLDLVNGFNDSGYTDPRANRWFTRINGEFVGAPTGQAQSDQTHSVYSAPSTETVLYDESPQPLITYDEMKFLEAEAKLRLGLNEEAYVAYQEAVESACRRSGISEDEIEEYLSQGSVFPGANNLSLNHIIGQKNISFWMFQSIEAYNDFRRTGIPQMNDPQGTPLRLPYPPSEVNRNPNTPSEINDQTIYEIPVWWAKQ
- a CDS encoding RNA polymerase sigma factor; the protein is MIESKKYIETLDRSKEDRYWELIMEGDKSGLEGMFSLYAYELMAYGLKINADRELVKDCIQDLFIDLWKYRENNRKVDHVKNYIFKVLSNKIRKEIKARVKRREVEQLMHPDGLESQMPGPESNIEFTEEKSNSKLQSALKLLPLRQRQVVIYVFLENIPHKQIAKIMGINVQSVYTLTWKAINNLRKLMVFLLFFLLAK
- a CDS encoding BNR-4 repeat-containing protein, which translates into the protein MKKTKIVLLIFISILFVRCSVQRQDQSKDKKSKEENAKLHPDLQRHEGVLVNKKVNGYNGIWYMNQPLDNEYKFKYSGGLATYTAKHNPIAIYRKEVNKTFFCYGGTDAENSTLHHMVSYYDHETGEIPKPTLVLDKNTIDAHDNPIISIDKDGYIYLFSTSHGTSRPSYVHRSRKPYDIKSFEVVEANKLDNGKKVPLDNFSYMQTWNVPDKGFVSFFTRYNYPADRTICFMTSPDGKNWSEWKRIAAIKKGHYQISAVGNNVVGSAFNFHPDTKEKNGLNWRTNLYYVESSDFGETWRAADGTSLSLPLTSIENAGLVYDYYDEDLNVYMKDITYDNENRPVILFITSKGFEAGPQNGPRTWRTARWNGTDWEINDITTSDNNYDMGSLYIDEKGSWRLIAPTEVGPQPYNPGGEIALWQSNDQGKSWEMVKQMTNDSPYNHTYARRPVNAHPDFYAIWADGHGRMSSESRLFISDRDGNVSMLPQTMKSKKVKLK
- a CDS encoding SusC/RagA family TonB-linked outer membrane protein — translated: MKNYLQRHDVRMIKVFAFIFLILCMSSGLLLAREVKRQVKSIEEVKVQIPLEGVSVKEAFSKIEEVSEFNFVYLNKEIKNLPELFIAQSNQSIYNLLVKISNQTGLDFKQVNQNIHVQKSKRSSNQQKVVVSNLFIEITGRVTDDQGLPLPGVTIIIEGTSVGTVTDFDGNYTLDAEEGNVLVYSFVGFESQRKTIGNSSVIDVQMIQDASSLEEVVVTAFGIKKEKKSLSYAVQELEGDKLSAVGNTNLVNSIQGKIAGVIVKQSSGAPGSTSKINIRGSRSFVGNNEPLYVVDGMPISSGGRTIDLNPNDIKSMNVLKGPTAAALYGLRASNGVVVIETKKGEGVLGGKPTVTLESNYNFDQLSRVPDIQTTYGQGERGVFLPYSAFSWGPRIDEMGVYTNQLGELEEAAVYDNVGDLFRTGGTSNTNLSISNALDKGNYAINVGMANQDGILKNTGMQRMNIKVAGGYNLTDKLKVNTSINYSNNLIEGTELPWWGTFAIPPSYNLKGKPTHVPGDPFQQINFRGQHDNFYWAMENNYSENRTSRTFGNLSFDYTPFDWLSVNYRIGLDEYTTQNKNVIEKGSGSGRTDPPSGGSISNSMVNQRQINSNLNLNISKSFGSDFNMDFMLGNEVYDIRGNSISSNGSDLVIGGFHHISNTAVQTTNEYLSRSRVVGFYGNLSVSWLNSIFLNATGRNDIVSNMPRGNRSFFYPSIGTGVVFTEFLSLPENILTFGKFRASVAEVGQAGPIFSTSTLFVPGAAVGGFTFPYQGMNAFTLSNALNSSDLKPENTRTFEIGVDLRFFNDRVGLDYTYYDSKSDGQIYRVPIAISTGYTSELRNAGEMSVKGHEIMLNLTPISTQNFSWNLTTNFTTYTNRVVSLAEGIDQLELGGFRVQSVAVEGEEYPSLRGFGYARDPASGEIVVDSRPTLSNGNINTRYGMPLRTTSQVILGSAQPDFDMSFLNSFNFKNFSISAQIDWRKGGKVSSGYNRLGKLYGILSETENREADQIFPGKMGYYDQGNLVVEGDNNITIQKGFDFYRVNDDPISEANVYDATFVRLRELRLDYRFPTGWLQNTFIRKASVFFVGRNLLLSAAMPHFDPEMFNTNEAESYNSYPQTKSFGGGIRVDF